One genomic window of Vicugna pacos chromosome 18, VicPac4, whole genome shotgun sequence includes the following:
- the RHBDL1 gene encoding rhomboid-related protein 1 isoform X1 — protein MDRSSLLQLIQEQQLDPENTGFIGADTFTGLVHSHELPLDPAKLDMLVALAQSNERGQVCYQELVDLISSKRSSSFKRAIANGQRALPRDGLLDEPGLGVYKRFVRYVAYEILPREVDRHWYFYRHRSCPPPVFMASVTLAQIIVFLCYGARFNKWVLQTYHPEYMKSPLVYHPGHRARAWRFVTYMFMHVGLEQLGFNALLQLMIGVPLEMVHGLLRISLLYLAGVLAGSLTVSITDMRAPVVGGSGGVYALCSAHLANVVMLFLFTLSQNWAGMRCPYKLLRMVLALVCMSSEVGRAVWLRFSPPLPASGPQPSFMAHLAGAVVGVSMGLTILRSYEERLRDQCGWWVVLLAYGTFLLFAIFWNVFAYDLLGAHVPPPP, from the exons ATGGATAGGAGCTCGCTGCTGCAGCTTATCCAGGAACAG CAGCTGGACCCTGAAAATACAGGCTTCATCGGTGCGGACACCTTCACTGGCCTGGTGCATAGCCATGAGCTGCCCCTGGACCCTGCCAAGCTGGACATGCTGGTGGCTCTGGCCCAGAGCAACGAGCGGGGCCAGGTCTGCTACCAGGAGCTGGTGGACCTG ATCAGCAGCAAGCGCTCAAGCAGCTTCAAGCGGGCCATCGCCAACGGACAGCGGGCACTGCCCCGGGATGGGCTGCTGGACGAGCCGGGCCTGGGTGTCTACAAGCGGTTTGTCCGCTACGTGGCCTACGAGATCCTGCCCCGAGAGGTGGACCGCCACTGGTACTTCTACCGGCACCGCAGCTGCCCACCCCCAGTGTTTATGGCCTCGGTCACCCTAGCTCAG ATCATTGTGTTCCTGTGCTACGGGGCCCGTTTCAACAAGTGGGTGCTGCAGACCTACCACCCCGAGTACATGAAGAGCCCCCTTGTGTACCACCCCGGCCACCGTGCTCGAGCCTGGCGCTTCGTCACCTACATGTTCATGCATGTTGG GCTAGAGCAGCTGGGGTTCAATGCGCTCCTGCAGCTGATGATCGGGGTGCCCCTGGAGATGGTACACGGCCTGCTCCGTATCAGCCTTCTCTACCTGGCGGGTGTGCTGGCAG GTTCCTTGACCGTCTCCATTACTGACATGCGGGCCCCTGTGGTGGGGGGCTCCGGCGGGGTCTACGCCCTGTGCTCCGCACACCTGGCCAATGTCGTCATG CTTTTCTTATTCACGCTCTCTCAGAACTGGGCTGGGATGAGGTGTCCCTACAAGCTGCTAAGGATGGTGCTGGCCCTGGTGTGCA TGAGCTCCGAGGTGGGCCGGGCTGTGTGGCTGCGCTTCTCCCCGCCACTGCCTGCCTCTGGCCCGCAACCGAGCTTCATGGCACACCTAGCGGGTGCAGTGGTGGGTGTCAGCATGGGCCTGACCATCCTGCGCAGCTACGAGGAGCGCCTGCGGGACCAGTGTGGCTGGTGGGTGGTGCTGCTTGCCTATGGCACGTTCCTGCTCTTCGCCATCTTCTGGAACGTCTTCGCCTATGACCTGCTGGGTGCCCATGTCCCCCCGCCACCCTGA
- the LOC102535904 gene encoding uncharacterized protein isoform X4 produces the protein MAESCGLWDCEDPSRWAAVLKRHPEVLRTRAGPRGRLEALDRWYREELPAAIKGRVEKHVTRDDLEQLLAWKLARGLFRPRLQQLVTVNSPELVVQRSAAAFRLLPDMHAAVMELCALQSVGPTTASVPAQPPPTTPGQPRSAGPRRTNLAVAQNLLTCHMTLGCKCLWTAGWQSRRLAAAEAQ, from the exons ATGGCGGAGTCCTGTGGGCTTTGGGACTGTGAGGACCCGAGCCGCTGGGCCGCTGTCCTGAAGCGCCACCCGGAGGTGCTGCGGACGCGCGCGGGCCCTCGGGGACGGTTGGAAGCCCTGGACAGATG GTATCGAGAGGAGTTGCCTGCGGCCATCAAGGGCCGAGTAGAGAAGCACGTGACACGAGATGACCTGGAGCAGTTGCTGGCGTGGAAACTGGCA AGGGGCCTTTTCCGGCCGCGCCTGCAGCAACTCGTGACCGTCAACTCCCCGGAGCTGGTGGTGCAGCGTTCGGCCGCCGCTTTCCGCCTCCTGCCAGACATGCATGCAGCGGTCATGGAATTGTGCGCTCTCCAGAGTGTGGGCCCCACTACTGCCTCGG TCCCAGCCCAGCCACCCCCGACAACACCAGGCCAGCCAAGAAGCGCAGGACCCAGGCGGACTAACTTGGCTGTGGCCCAGAACCTGCTCACCTGCCATATGACCTTAGGCTGCAAGTGTCTCTGGACAGCAGGCTGGCAGAGCAGGAGGCTGGCTGCTGCagaagctcaataa
- the STUB1 gene encoding E3 ubiquitin-protein ligase CHIP gives MKGKEEKEGGARLGAGGGSPEKSPSAQELKEQGNRLFVGRKYPEAAACYGRAITRNPLVAVYYTNRALCYLKMQQHEQALADCRRALELDGQSVKAHFFLGQCQLEMESYDEAIANLQRAYNLAKEQRLNFGDDIPSALRIAKKKRWNSIEERRIHQENELHSYLTRLIVAERERELEECQRNHEGDEDDSHIRAQQACIEAKHDKYLADMDELFSQVDEKRKKRDIPDYLCGKISFELMREPCITPSGITYDRKDIEEHLQRVGHFDPVTRSPLTQEQLIPNLAMKEVIDAFISENGWVEDY, from the exons ATGAAGggcaaggaagagaaggagggcgGCGCACGGCTGGGCGCCGGCGGCGGCAGCCCCGAGAAGAGCCCGAGCGCGCAGGAGCTCAAGGAGCAGGGCAACCGGCTTTTCGTGGGCCGCAAGTACCCGGAGGCGGCGGCCTGCTACGGCCGCGCCATC ACCCGGAATCCCTTGGTGGCAGTGTATTACACCAACCGAGCACTGTGCTACCTGAAGATGCAGCAGCATGAGCAAGCCCTAGCTGACTGCCGGCGCGCGCTAGAGCTGGATGGGCAATCTGTGAAGGCACACTTTTTCCTGGGGCAATGCCAGTTGGAGATGGAGAGCTATGATGAGGCTATCGCCAACCTGCAACGAG CCTACAACCTGGCCAAGGAACAGCGGCTGAACTTTGGGGATGACATCCCCAGTGCTCTGCGAATTGCCAAGAAGAAGCGCTGGAACAGCATCGAGGAGCGGCGCATCCACCAGGAGAACGAGCTGCACTCCTACCTCACAAGACTCATTGTGGCCGAGCGTGAGAG GGAGCTGGAAGAGTGTCAGCGGAACCATGAGGGTGATGAGGATGATAGCCACATCCGAGCCCAGCAGGCCTGCATTGAGGCCAAGCAT GACAAGTACTTGGCAGACATGGATGAGCTCTTCTCCCAGGTGGACGAGAAGAGAAAG AAGCGAGACATCCCCGACTACCTGTGTGGCAAGATCAGCTTTGAGCTGATGCGGGAGCCCTGCATCACACCCAGTGGCATCACCTATGACCGCAAAGACATCGAGGAGCATCTGCAG CGTGTGGGCCATTTTGACCCTGTGACTCGGAGTCCCCTGACCCAGGAACAGCTCATCCCCAACCTGGCCATGAAAGAGGTCATCGATGCATTCATCTCCGAGAATGGCTGGGTGGAGGACTACTGA
- the RHBDL1 gene encoding rhomboid-related protein 1 isoform X4 → MDRSSLLQLIQEQLDPENTGFIGADTFTGLVHSHELPLDPAKLDMLVALAQSNERGQVCYQELVDLISSKRSSSFKRAIANGQRALPRDGLLDEPGLGVYKRFVRYVAYEILPREVDRHWYFYRHRSCPPPVFMASVTLAQIIVFLCYGARFNKWVLQTYHPEYMKSPLVYHPGHRARAWRFVTYMFMHVGLEQLGFNALLQLMIGVPLEMVHGLLRISLLYLAGVLAGSLTVSITDMRAPVVGGSGGVYALCSAHLANVVMNWAGMRCPYKLLRMVLALVCMSSEVGRAVWLRFSPPLPASGPQPSFMAHLAGAVVGVSMGLTILRSYEERLRDQCGWWVVLLAYGTFLLFAIFWNVFAYDLLGAHVPPPP, encoded by the exons ATGGATAGGAGCTCGCTGCTGCAGCTTATCCAGGAACAG CTGGACCCTGAAAATACAGGCTTCATCGGTGCGGACACCTTCACTGGCCTGGTGCATAGCCATGAGCTGCCCCTGGACCCTGCCAAGCTGGACATGCTGGTGGCTCTGGCCCAGAGCAACGAGCGGGGCCAGGTCTGCTACCAGGAGCTGGTGGACCTG ATCAGCAGCAAGCGCTCAAGCAGCTTCAAGCGGGCCATCGCCAACGGACAGCGGGCACTGCCCCGGGATGGGCTGCTGGACGAGCCGGGCCTGGGTGTCTACAAGCGGTTTGTCCGCTACGTGGCCTACGAGATCCTGCCCCGAGAGGTGGACCGCCACTGGTACTTCTACCGGCACCGCAGCTGCCCACCCCCAGTGTTTATGGCCTCGGTCACCCTAGCTCAG ATCATTGTGTTCCTGTGCTACGGGGCCCGTTTCAACAAGTGGGTGCTGCAGACCTACCACCCCGAGTACATGAAGAGCCCCCTTGTGTACCACCCCGGCCACCGTGCTCGAGCCTGGCGCTTCGTCACCTACATGTTCATGCATGTTGG GCTAGAGCAGCTGGGGTTCAATGCGCTCCTGCAGCTGATGATCGGGGTGCCCCTGGAGATGGTACACGGCCTGCTCCGTATCAGCCTTCTCTACCTGGCGGGTGTGCTGGCAG GTTCCTTGACCGTCTCCATTACTGACATGCGGGCCCCTGTGGTGGGGGGCTCCGGCGGGGTCTACGCCCTGTGCTCCGCACACCTGGCCAATGTCGTCATG AACTGGGCTGGGATGAGGTGTCCCTACAAGCTGCTAAGGATGGTGCTGGCCCTGGTGTGCA TGAGCTCCGAGGTGGGCCGGGCTGTGTGGCTGCGCTTCTCCCCGCCACTGCCTGCCTCTGGCCCGCAACCGAGCTTCATGGCACACCTAGCGGGTGCAGTGGTGGGTGTCAGCATGGGCCTGACCATCCTGCGCAGCTACGAGGAGCGCCTGCGGGACCAGTGTGGCTGGTGGGTGGTGCTGCTTGCCTATGGCACGTTCCTGCTCTTCGCCATCTTCTGGAACGTCTTCGCCTATGACCTGCTGGGTGCCCATGTCCCCCCGCCACCCTGA
- the RHBDL1 gene encoding rhomboid-related protein 1 isoform X3 yields MDRSSLLQLIQEQQLDPENTGFIGADTFTGLVHSHELPLDPAKLDMLVALAQSNERGQVCYQELVDLISSKRSSSFKRAIANGQRALPRDGLLDEPGLGVYKRFVRYVAYEILPREVDRHWYFYRHRSCPPPVFMASVTLAQIIVFLCYGARFNKWVLQTYHPEYMKSPLVYHPGHRARAWRFVTYMFMHVGLEQLGFNALLQLMIGVPLEMVHGLLRISLLYLAGVLAGSLTVSITDMRAPVVGGSGGVYALCSAHLANVVMNWAGMRCPYKLLRMVLALVCMSSEVGRAVWLRFSPPLPASGPQPSFMAHLAGAVVGVSMGLTILRSYEERLRDQCGWWVVLLAYGTFLLFAIFWNVFAYDLLGAHVPPPP; encoded by the exons ATGGATAGGAGCTCGCTGCTGCAGCTTATCCAGGAACAG CAGCTGGACCCTGAAAATACAGGCTTCATCGGTGCGGACACCTTCACTGGCCTGGTGCATAGCCATGAGCTGCCCCTGGACCCTGCCAAGCTGGACATGCTGGTGGCTCTGGCCCAGAGCAACGAGCGGGGCCAGGTCTGCTACCAGGAGCTGGTGGACCTG ATCAGCAGCAAGCGCTCAAGCAGCTTCAAGCGGGCCATCGCCAACGGACAGCGGGCACTGCCCCGGGATGGGCTGCTGGACGAGCCGGGCCTGGGTGTCTACAAGCGGTTTGTCCGCTACGTGGCCTACGAGATCCTGCCCCGAGAGGTGGACCGCCACTGGTACTTCTACCGGCACCGCAGCTGCCCACCCCCAGTGTTTATGGCCTCGGTCACCCTAGCTCAG ATCATTGTGTTCCTGTGCTACGGGGCCCGTTTCAACAAGTGGGTGCTGCAGACCTACCACCCCGAGTACATGAAGAGCCCCCTTGTGTACCACCCCGGCCACCGTGCTCGAGCCTGGCGCTTCGTCACCTACATGTTCATGCATGTTGG GCTAGAGCAGCTGGGGTTCAATGCGCTCCTGCAGCTGATGATCGGGGTGCCCCTGGAGATGGTACACGGCCTGCTCCGTATCAGCCTTCTCTACCTGGCGGGTGTGCTGGCAG GTTCCTTGACCGTCTCCATTACTGACATGCGGGCCCCTGTGGTGGGGGGCTCCGGCGGGGTCTACGCCCTGTGCTCCGCACACCTGGCCAATGTCGTCATG AACTGGGCTGGGATGAGGTGTCCCTACAAGCTGCTAAGGATGGTGCTGGCCCTGGTGTGCA TGAGCTCCGAGGTGGGCCGGGCTGTGTGGCTGCGCTTCTCCCCGCCACTGCCTGCCTCTGGCCCGCAACCGAGCTTCATGGCACACCTAGCGGGTGCAGTGGTGGGTGTCAGCATGGGCCTGACCATCCTGCGCAGCTACGAGGAGCGCCTGCGGGACCAGTGTGGCTGGTGGGTGGTGCTGCTTGCCTATGGCACGTTCCTGCTCTTCGCCATCTTCTGGAACGTCTTCGCCTATGACCTGCTGGGTGCCCATGTCCCCCCGCCACCCTGA
- the LOC102535904 gene encoding uncharacterized protein isoform X3, whose translation MAESCGLWDCEDPSRWAAVLKRHPEVLRTRAGPRGRLEALDRWYREELPAAIKGRVEKHVTRDDLEQLLAWKLARGLFRPRLQQLVTVNSPELVVQRSAAAFRLLPDMHAAVMELCALQSVGPTTASAILAAGAPEVAAFMSEEAVAAVPGLPALQYTLKHYLLYLGRVQERATALSRGRASGLWTPHHVETALWT comes from the exons ATGGCGGAGTCCTGTGGGCTTTGGGACTGTGAGGACCCGAGCCGCTGGGCCGCTGTCCTGAAGCGCCACCCGGAGGTGCTGCGGACGCGCGCGGGCCCTCGGGGACGGTTGGAAGCCCTGGACAGATG GTATCGAGAGGAGTTGCCTGCGGCCATCAAGGGCCGAGTAGAGAAGCACGTGACACGAGATGACCTGGAGCAGTTGCTGGCGTGGAAACTGGCA AGGGGCCTTTTCCGGCCGCGCCTGCAGCAACTCGTGACCGTCAACTCCCCGGAGCTGGTGGTGCAGCGTTCGGCCGCCGCTTTCCGCCTCCTGCCAGACATGCATGCAGCGGTCATGGAATTGTGCGCTCTCCAGAGTGTGGGCCCCACTACTGCCTCGG CGATCCTGGCTGCTGGAGCTCCCGAGGTGGCCGCTTTCATGTCTGAGGAGGCAGTGGCCGCAGTGCCTGGCTTGCCAGCCCTGCAGTACACTCTCAAGCACTATCTGCTGTACTTGGGCAGGGTGCAAGAGCGTGCCACAGCCCTGAGCCGAG GCAGGGCCTCAGGGCTGTGGACCCCTCACCACGTGGAGACAGCACTGTGGACATAG
- the RHBDL1 gene encoding rhomboid-related protein 1 isoform X6 → MDRSSLLQLIQEQQLDPENTGFIGADTFTGLVHSHELPLDPAKLDMLVALAQSNERGQVCYQELVDLIIVFLCYGARFNKWVLQTYHPEYMKSPLVYHPGHRARAWRFVTYMFMHVGLEQLGFNALLQLMIGVPLEMVHGLLRISLLYLAGVLAGSLTVSITDMRAPVVGGSGGVYALCSAHLANVVMNWAGMRCPYKLLRMVLALVCMSSEVGRAVWLRFSPPLPASGPQPSFMAHLAGAVVGVSMGLTILRSYEERLRDQCGWWVVLLAYGTFLLFAIFWNVFAYDLLGAHVPPPP, encoded by the exons ATGGATAGGAGCTCGCTGCTGCAGCTTATCCAGGAACAG CAGCTGGACCCTGAAAATACAGGCTTCATCGGTGCGGACACCTTCACTGGCCTGGTGCATAGCCATGAGCTGCCCCTGGACCCTGCCAAGCTGGACATGCTGGTGGCTCTGGCCCAGAGCAACGAGCGGGGCCAGGTCTGCTACCAGGAGCTGGTGGACCTG ATCATTGTGTTCCTGTGCTACGGGGCCCGTTTCAACAAGTGGGTGCTGCAGACCTACCACCCCGAGTACATGAAGAGCCCCCTTGTGTACCACCCCGGCCACCGTGCTCGAGCCTGGCGCTTCGTCACCTACATGTTCATGCATGTTGG GCTAGAGCAGCTGGGGTTCAATGCGCTCCTGCAGCTGATGATCGGGGTGCCCCTGGAGATGGTACACGGCCTGCTCCGTATCAGCCTTCTCTACCTGGCGGGTGTGCTGGCAG GTTCCTTGACCGTCTCCATTACTGACATGCGGGCCCCTGTGGTGGGGGGCTCCGGCGGGGTCTACGCCCTGTGCTCCGCACACCTGGCCAATGTCGTCATG AACTGGGCTGGGATGAGGTGTCCCTACAAGCTGCTAAGGATGGTGCTGGCCCTGGTGTGCA TGAGCTCCGAGGTGGGCCGGGCTGTGTGGCTGCGCTTCTCCCCGCCACTGCCTGCCTCTGGCCCGCAACCGAGCTTCATGGCACACCTAGCGGGTGCAGTGGTGGGTGTCAGCATGGGCCTGACCATCCTGCGCAGCTACGAGGAGCGCCTGCGGGACCAGTGTGGCTGGTGGGTGGTGCTGCTTGCCTATGGCACGTTCCTGCTCTTCGCCATCTTCTGGAACGTCTTCGCCTATGACCTGCTGGGTGCCCATGTCCCCCCGCCACCCTGA
- the RHBDL1 gene encoding rhomboid-related protein 1 isoform X5, with product MDRSSLLQLIQEQQLDPENTGFIGADTFTGLVHSHELPLDPAKLDMLVALAQSNERGQVCYQELVDLIIVFLCYGARFNKWVLQTYHPEYMKSPLVYHPGHRARAWRFVTYMFMHVGLEQLGFNALLQLMIGVPLEMVHGLLRISLLYLAGVLAGSLTVSITDMRAPVVGGSGGVYALCSAHLANVVMLFLFTLSQNWAGMRCPYKLLRMVLALVCMSSEVGRAVWLRFSPPLPASGPQPSFMAHLAGAVVGVSMGLTILRSYEERLRDQCGWWVVLLAYGTFLLFAIFWNVFAYDLLGAHVPPPP from the exons ATGGATAGGAGCTCGCTGCTGCAGCTTATCCAGGAACAG CAGCTGGACCCTGAAAATACAGGCTTCATCGGTGCGGACACCTTCACTGGCCTGGTGCATAGCCATGAGCTGCCCCTGGACCCTGCCAAGCTGGACATGCTGGTGGCTCTGGCCCAGAGCAACGAGCGGGGCCAGGTCTGCTACCAGGAGCTGGTGGACCTG ATCATTGTGTTCCTGTGCTACGGGGCCCGTTTCAACAAGTGGGTGCTGCAGACCTACCACCCCGAGTACATGAAGAGCCCCCTTGTGTACCACCCCGGCCACCGTGCTCGAGCCTGGCGCTTCGTCACCTACATGTTCATGCATGTTGG GCTAGAGCAGCTGGGGTTCAATGCGCTCCTGCAGCTGATGATCGGGGTGCCCCTGGAGATGGTACACGGCCTGCTCCGTATCAGCCTTCTCTACCTGGCGGGTGTGCTGGCAG GTTCCTTGACCGTCTCCATTACTGACATGCGGGCCCCTGTGGTGGGGGGCTCCGGCGGGGTCTACGCCCTGTGCTCCGCACACCTGGCCAATGTCGTCATG CTTTTCTTATTCACGCTCTCTCAGAACTGGGCTGGGATGAGGTGTCCCTACAAGCTGCTAAGGATGGTGCTGGCCCTGGTGTGCA TGAGCTCCGAGGTGGGCCGGGCTGTGTGGCTGCGCTTCTCCCCGCCACTGCCTGCCTCTGGCCCGCAACCGAGCTTCATGGCACACCTAGCGGGTGCAGTGGTGGGTGTCAGCATGGGCCTGACCATCCTGCGCAGCTACGAGGAGCGCCTGCGGGACCAGTGTGGCTGGTGGGTGGTGCTGCTTGCCTATGGCACGTTCCTGCTCTTCGCCATCTTCTGGAACGTCTTCGCCTATGACCTGCTGGGTGCCCATGTCCCCCCGCCACCCTGA
- the RHBDL1 gene encoding rhomboid-related protein 1 isoform X2, protein MDRSSLLQLIQEQLDPENTGFIGADTFTGLVHSHELPLDPAKLDMLVALAQSNERGQVCYQELVDLISSKRSSSFKRAIANGQRALPRDGLLDEPGLGVYKRFVRYVAYEILPREVDRHWYFYRHRSCPPPVFMASVTLAQIIVFLCYGARFNKWVLQTYHPEYMKSPLVYHPGHRARAWRFVTYMFMHVGLEQLGFNALLQLMIGVPLEMVHGLLRISLLYLAGVLAGSLTVSITDMRAPVVGGSGGVYALCSAHLANVVMLFLFTLSQNWAGMRCPYKLLRMVLALVCMSSEVGRAVWLRFSPPLPASGPQPSFMAHLAGAVVGVSMGLTILRSYEERLRDQCGWWVVLLAYGTFLLFAIFWNVFAYDLLGAHVPPPP, encoded by the exons ATGGATAGGAGCTCGCTGCTGCAGCTTATCCAGGAACAG CTGGACCCTGAAAATACAGGCTTCATCGGTGCGGACACCTTCACTGGCCTGGTGCATAGCCATGAGCTGCCCCTGGACCCTGCCAAGCTGGACATGCTGGTGGCTCTGGCCCAGAGCAACGAGCGGGGCCAGGTCTGCTACCAGGAGCTGGTGGACCTG ATCAGCAGCAAGCGCTCAAGCAGCTTCAAGCGGGCCATCGCCAACGGACAGCGGGCACTGCCCCGGGATGGGCTGCTGGACGAGCCGGGCCTGGGTGTCTACAAGCGGTTTGTCCGCTACGTGGCCTACGAGATCCTGCCCCGAGAGGTGGACCGCCACTGGTACTTCTACCGGCACCGCAGCTGCCCACCCCCAGTGTTTATGGCCTCGGTCACCCTAGCTCAG ATCATTGTGTTCCTGTGCTACGGGGCCCGTTTCAACAAGTGGGTGCTGCAGACCTACCACCCCGAGTACATGAAGAGCCCCCTTGTGTACCACCCCGGCCACCGTGCTCGAGCCTGGCGCTTCGTCACCTACATGTTCATGCATGTTGG GCTAGAGCAGCTGGGGTTCAATGCGCTCCTGCAGCTGATGATCGGGGTGCCCCTGGAGATGGTACACGGCCTGCTCCGTATCAGCCTTCTCTACCTGGCGGGTGTGCTGGCAG GTTCCTTGACCGTCTCCATTACTGACATGCGGGCCCCTGTGGTGGGGGGCTCCGGCGGGGTCTACGCCCTGTGCTCCGCACACCTGGCCAATGTCGTCATG CTTTTCTTATTCACGCTCTCTCAGAACTGGGCTGGGATGAGGTGTCCCTACAAGCTGCTAAGGATGGTGCTGGCCCTGGTGTGCA TGAGCTCCGAGGTGGGCCGGGCTGTGTGGCTGCGCTTCTCCCCGCCACTGCCTGCCTCTGGCCCGCAACCGAGCTTCATGGCACACCTAGCGGGTGCAGTGGTGGGTGTCAGCATGGGCCTGACCATCCTGCGCAGCTACGAGGAGCGCCTGCGGGACCAGTGTGGCTGGTGGGTGGTGCTGCTTGCCTATGGCACGTTCCTGCTCTTCGCCATCTTCTGGAACGTCTTCGCCTATGACCTGCTGGGTGCCCATGTCCCCCCGCCACCCTGA
- the LOC102535904 gene encoding uncharacterized protein isoform X2 has protein sequence MAESCGLWDCEDPSRWAAVLKRHPEVLRTRAGPRGRLEALDRWYREELPAAIKGRVEKHVTRDDLEQLLAWKLAQLVTVNSPELVVQRSAAAFRLLPDMHAAVMELCALQSVGPTTASAILAAGAPEVAAFMSEEAVAAVPGLPALQYTLKHYLLYLGRVQERATALSRVPAQPPPTTPGQPRSAGPRRTNLAVAQNLLTCHMTLGCKCLWTAGWQSRRLAAAEAQ, from the exons ATGGCGGAGTCCTGTGGGCTTTGGGACTGTGAGGACCCGAGCCGCTGGGCCGCTGTCCTGAAGCGCCACCCGGAGGTGCTGCGGACGCGCGCGGGCCCTCGGGGACGGTTGGAAGCCCTGGACAGATG GTATCGAGAGGAGTTGCCTGCGGCCATCAAGGGCCGAGTAGAGAAGCACGTGACACGAGATGACCTGGAGCAGTTGCTGGCGTGGAAACTGGCA CAACTCGTGACCGTCAACTCCCCGGAGCTGGTGGTGCAGCGTTCGGCCGCCGCTTTCCGCCTCCTGCCAGACATGCATGCAGCGGTCATGGAATTGTGCGCTCTCCAGAGTGTGGGCCCCACTACTGCCTCGG CGATCCTGGCTGCTGGAGCTCCCGAGGTGGCCGCTTTCATGTCTGAGGAGGCAGTGGCCGCAGTGCCTGGCTTGCCAGCCCTGCAGTACACTCTCAAGCACTATCTGCTGTACTTGGGCAGGGTGCAAGAGCGTGCCACAGCCCTGAGCCGAG TCCCAGCCCAGCCACCCCCGACAACACCAGGCCAGCCAAGAAGCGCAGGACCCAGGCGGACTAACTTGGCTGTGGCCCAGAACCTGCTCACCTGCCATATGACCTTAGGCTGCAAGTGTCTCTGGACAGCAGGCTGGCAGAGCAGGAGGCTGGCTGCTGCagaagctcaataa
- the LOC102535904 gene encoding uncharacterized protein isoform X1, protein MAESCGLWDCEDPSRWAAVLKRHPEVLRTRAGPRGRLEALDRWYREELPAAIKGRVEKHVTRDDLEQLLAWKLARGLFRPRLQQLVTVNSPELVVQRSAAAFRLLPDMHAAVMELCALQSVGPTTASAILAAGAPEVAAFMSEEAVAAVPGLPALQYTLKHYLLYLGRVQERATALSRVPAQPPPTTPGQPRSAGPRRTNLAVAQNLLTCHMTLGCKCLWTAGWQSRRLAAAEAQ, encoded by the exons ATGGCGGAGTCCTGTGGGCTTTGGGACTGTGAGGACCCGAGCCGCTGGGCCGCTGTCCTGAAGCGCCACCCGGAGGTGCTGCGGACGCGCGCGGGCCCTCGGGGACGGTTGGAAGCCCTGGACAGATG GTATCGAGAGGAGTTGCCTGCGGCCATCAAGGGCCGAGTAGAGAAGCACGTGACACGAGATGACCTGGAGCAGTTGCTGGCGTGGAAACTGGCA AGGGGCCTTTTCCGGCCGCGCCTGCAGCAACTCGTGACCGTCAACTCCCCGGAGCTGGTGGTGCAGCGTTCGGCCGCCGCTTTCCGCCTCCTGCCAGACATGCATGCAGCGGTCATGGAATTGTGCGCTCTCCAGAGTGTGGGCCCCACTACTGCCTCGG CGATCCTGGCTGCTGGAGCTCCCGAGGTGGCCGCTTTCATGTCTGAGGAGGCAGTGGCCGCAGTGCCTGGCTTGCCAGCCCTGCAGTACACTCTCAAGCACTATCTGCTGTACTTGGGCAGGGTGCAAGAGCGTGCCACAGCCCTGAGCCGAG TCCCAGCCCAGCCACCCCCGACAACACCAGGCCAGCCAAGAAGCGCAGGACCCAGGCGGACTAACTTGGCTGTGGCCCAGAACCTGCTCACCTGCCATATGACCTTAGGCTGCAAGTGTCTCTGGACAGCAGGCTGGCAGAGCAGGAGGCTGGCTGCTGCagaagctcaataa